The following coding sequences lie in one Primulina huaijiensis isolate GDHJ02 chromosome 2, ASM1229523v2, whole genome shotgun sequence genomic window:
- the LOC140967745 gene encoding LOW QUALITY PROTEIN: probable inactive heme oxygenase 2, chloroplastic (The sequence of the model RefSeq protein was modified relative to this genomic sequence to represent the inferred CDS: deleted 2 bases in 1 codon): protein MDYFTPATPLKPSTPLLLKNSAPKLPLAPKTIPLSLFNISKKNSRSDQIYENCANLSWPTFVSRKETEFETGEEYHSTEEYEGQALKFVEDGGLPGSRQRERRRYRKKYPGEVKGITEEMRFVTMKLRTDGKRNSKDNSAGSEAEELGIEGKQDEDLENNGKSWEPSMEGFLKYLVDSKLVFYTIEHIVDESSDVSYVYFRNTGLERSDGLSKDLEWFRLQGNVIPQPSYPGTMYAQYLKELSEKSRPLFLSHFYNIYFSHIAGGQVIAKQVSERLLEGRELEFYRWEGDAEELLRGVREKLNALGEHWSRDEKNKCLREATKTFRFLGQIVRLIIL, encoded by the exons ATGGACTACTTTACTCCTGCAACACCGCTAAAACCTTCCACTCCATTGCTGCTGAAAAATTCAGCACCCAAACTCCCTCTCGCCCCCAAAACCATCCCTTTGTCACTTTTCAATATcagcaaaaaaaattcaagaagtgaTCAAATCTATGAAAATTGCGCAAATTTGAGCTGGCCCACCTTCGTGTCCAGAAAAGAGACTGAATTTGAAACAGGAGAAGAGTACCATTCTACAGAAGAATACGAAGGGCAGGCACTAAAATTTGTGGAAGATGGGGGGCTGCCGGGGAGCCGGCAGCGAGAGCGTAGGCGGTATCGGAAGAAGTATCCCGGTGAAGTGAAGGGTATTACTGAAGAGATGAGGTTTGTGACAATGAAACTGAGAACCGATGGGAAAAGGAATAGTAAAGATAATTCTGCTGGGAGTGAAGCGGAAGAATTGGGAATTGAGGGGAAACAGGACGAGGATTTGGAAAATAATGGTAAGTCGTGGGAGCCTAGCATGGAGGGGTTCTTGAAGTATTTGGTGGACAGTAAGCTGGTTTTTTATACAATTGAGCACATTGTTGATGAGTCCAGTGATGTTTCCT atgtttattttcgaaatacTGGATTAGAGAGGTCCGATGGCCTTTCCAAGGATTTAGAGTGGTTCAGATTGCAGGGAAATGTAATTCCACAACCTAGCTATCCTGGGACTATGTATGCTCAATATTTGAAAGAACTTTCCGAGAAGAGTCGCCCACTGTTTCTTTCACATTTCTACAATATTTATTTCTCTCACATAGCTGGTGGGCAAGTGATAGCGAAACAG GTCTCCGAGAGGCTCTTAGAAGGAAGAGAGCTTGAGTTCTACAGATGGGAGGGGGATGCAGAAGAGTTATTGAGGGGTGTTCGTGAGAAACTCAATGCTCTAGGAGAG CACTGGTCTAGGGATGAGAAAAACAAATGCCTGAGGGAAGCAACCAAAACT TTTCGTTTCCTGGGGCAGATAGTACGGTTGATCATTTTGTAA